The Streptomyces sp. NBC_00162 genome window below encodes:
- a CDS encoding ABC transporter permease translates to MKQFDKDRLLLGFAGPALALVSAFLLTMIVLAATGIDPIEPLRLMVENAGYEDVQVLIVNQAGTYYLAALAVAIGFRMNLFNIGVDGQYRLAAMLSAVVGAAVTLPGPLHLLVIILVAMLVGSFWAGIAGVLKAKRGVSEVVSTIMLNAIATSLIAWLMLTKNLGVQIEGSNDLTTGDIAESGWFPAVSLGDGLELYGFTFVAFALGIVYWFTLNRTRFGFDLRATGASESAAQASGVDAKKMIITSMLISGAVAGLAGMPQLLGETHTYNLAFPVGVGFTGITIALLGRNSPVGMLFAAFLMAFIDKASASLDQAGYAKEIGTIMKGLIVIAVVVSYELVRRYGIRRQQQKVGEELAAGHAIKTDKEVAA, encoded by the coding sequence ATGAAGCAATTCGACAAGGACCGGCTGCTCCTCGGCTTCGCCGGACCCGCACTCGCCCTGGTCAGCGCCTTCCTGCTGACCATGATCGTGCTGGCGGCGACGGGCATCGACCCGATCGAGCCGCTGCGCCTCATGGTGGAGAACGCCGGCTATGAGGACGTCCAGGTCCTCATCGTGAACCAGGCCGGTACGTACTACCTCGCGGCCCTGGCCGTGGCCATCGGCTTCCGGATGAACCTCTTCAACATCGGCGTCGACGGTCAGTACCGCCTCGCGGCGATGCTCTCCGCCGTGGTCGGTGCGGCCGTGACCCTGCCGGGCCCGCTGCACCTGCTGGTGATCATCCTCGTGGCGATGCTCGTCGGTTCCTTCTGGGCCGGCATCGCCGGTGTCCTCAAGGCCAAGCGCGGGGTGAGCGAGGTCGTCTCCACGATCATGCTGAACGCCATCGCGACCAGCCTGATCGCCTGGCTGATGCTGACGAAGAACCTCGGCGTCCAGATCGAGGGCTCCAACGACCTGACGACCGGCGACATCGCCGAGTCCGGCTGGTTCCCGGCGGTGTCCCTCGGCGACGGTCTGGAGCTCTACGGCTTCACCTTCGTGGCCTTCGCCCTCGGCATCGTCTACTGGTTCACGCTCAACCGGACCCGTTTCGGCTTCGACCTGCGCGCCACCGGCGCCAGTGAGTCCGCCGCCCAGGCCTCCGGCGTCGACGCCAAGAAGATGATCATCACCTCGATGCTCATCTCCGGCGCGGTCGCGGGTCTCGCCGGCATGCCGCAGCTGCTGGGCGAGACGCACACCTACAACCTGGCCTTCCCGGTCGGCGTCGGCTTCACCGGCATCACCATCGCGCTGCTCGGCCGCAACAGCCCGGTCGGCATGCTCTTCGCCGCGTTCCTGATGGCCTTCATCGACAAGGCCTCGGCCTCGCTCGACCAGGCCGGGTACGCGAAGGAGATCGGCACGATCATGAAGGGCCTGATCGTGATCGCGGTCGTCGTCTCGTACGAACTGGTCCGCCGCTACGGCATCCGGCGCCAGCAGCAGAAGGTCGGCGAGGAGCTCGCCGCCGGGCACGCCATCAAGACCGACAAGGAGGTCGCGGCGTGA
- a CDS encoding helix-turn-helix transcriptional regulator: protein MPADQAEDLSPAARRLYAYAVERHAFDAGEATEALGVRAAAAITELAAAHLLQRAPGGGPDRWSAVAPRAAAARALAPLALLVRETHDEMDRLRGRLETLVPAYEAGTAHRDLSGSGRLELVTDLGAVRGLITELVAACERELLTSQPGGGRPLETLEESIGRDESLLTRGVRMRTLYQHTARYSRPTAAYVERVTALGAQVRTLGDGLMRMLVFDDHTGLMEVPERSGAALVVRERSVVHFMTSAFERSWLGAEPFPTTVSPEAARSISDELRQTIVRLLSEGLEDKVIARRLGMSERTCQRHIAEIMRAVGAKSRFQAGYLLSSQSPPQADEQPGD from the coding sequence ATGCCAGCCGATCAAGCCGAAGACCTGAGCCCCGCGGCCCGGCGCCTCTACGCCTACGCCGTCGAGCGGCACGCCTTTGATGCGGGCGAGGCAACCGAGGCCCTGGGCGTGCGCGCGGCCGCGGCCATCACGGAGCTGGCCGCCGCGCACCTCCTCCAGCGGGCGCCCGGCGGCGGGCCCGACCGGTGGAGCGCCGTCGCACCCCGGGCGGCGGCCGCGCGGGCGCTCGCCCCGCTGGCCCTGCTCGTACGGGAGACCCACGACGAGATGGACCGGCTGCGGGGGCGGCTGGAGACGCTGGTGCCGGCGTACGAGGCGGGGACCGCGCACCGGGACCTGAGCGGGTCGGGGCGCCTGGAGCTGGTGACGGACCTGGGCGCGGTACGGGGGCTGATCACGGAGCTGGTCGCGGCGTGCGAGCGGGAGCTCCTGACCTCGCAGCCGGGCGGGGGCCGGCCGCTGGAGACGCTGGAGGAGTCGATCGGGCGGGACGAGTCGCTGCTGACGCGCGGGGTCCGGATGCGCACGCTCTACCAGCACACGGCCCGGTACTCGCGGCCCACGGCGGCGTACGTCGAGCGGGTGACGGCGCTGGGCGCGCAGGTACGGACGCTGGGCGACGGGCTGATGCGGATGCTGGTCTTCGACGACCACACGGGCCTGATGGAGGTGCCGGAGCGCAGCGGGGCGGCGCTGGTGGTGCGCGAGCGGAGCGTCGTGCACTTCATGACGTCTGCCTTCGAGCGGTCCTGGCTGGGGGCGGAGCCCTTCCCGACGACGGTGAGTCCGGAGGCGGCCCGGTCGATCTCGGACGAGCTGCGGCAGACGATCGTACGGCTGCTGTCGGAGGGGCTGGAGGACAAGGTGATCGCGCGGCGGCTGGGCATGTCGGAGCGGACCTGCCAGCGCCACATCGCGGAGATCATGCGGGCCGTCGGCGCCAAATCCCGCTTCCAGGCCGGGTACTTGCTGTCCTCGCAGTCACCGCCCCAGGCGGACGAGCAGCCGGGCGACTAA
- a CDS encoding LysR family transcriptional regulator, with translation MNRYEEDMAVTRLLAPRLAYFAAVARHEHVTRAAHELGVPQSTLSRAMVRLEQDLGVTLFARKGRTVALTTAGRTFLASTEQALDGIARAAESVQQDADPALGKVAFGFLHTLGSETVPGLIRAFRADHPRVRFSLVQNYGEAMLEKLRSGELDLCLTSPVPDAPDLVARRLDEQRLRLVVPDDHRLAGRKRIRLAEAAEETFVTLEPGYGLRRITDDLCAEAGFVPRVAFEGEEAETLRGLVAAGLGVALLPPPAVARPGVVELTVTAPRAVREIGVAWLDGHPDTPPVAEFKRFLLSRRGRLIPELEPPA, from the coding sequence ATGAACCGTTACGAAGAAGACATGGCCGTGACACGTCTGCTGGCCCCGCGCCTGGCGTACTTCGCGGCCGTCGCCCGGCACGAGCACGTCACCCGCGCCGCCCACGAACTGGGCGTTCCCCAATCGACGTTGTCGCGGGCCATGGTCCGCCTGGAACAGGACCTCGGCGTCACCCTGTTCGCCCGCAAGGGCCGCACCGTCGCCCTCACCACGGCGGGCCGCACCTTCCTGGCCTCCACGGAACAGGCCCTGGACGGGATCGCCCGCGCCGCCGAATCCGTCCAGCAGGACGCCGACCCGGCCCTCGGCAAGGTCGCCTTCGGCTTCCTGCACACCCTGGGCTCCGAGACCGTACCCGGCCTCATCCGCGCCTTCCGCGCCGACCACCCGCGCGTGCGCTTCTCCCTGGTCCAGAACTACGGCGAGGCCATGCTGGAGAAGCTCCGGTCCGGCGAACTCGACCTCTGCCTCACTTCACCCGTCCCGGACGCCCCCGACCTGGTCGCCCGCCGTCTCGACGAACAGCGGTTGCGCCTGGTGGTCCCCGACGACCACCGCCTGGCCGGCCGCAAGCGCATCCGCCTCGCCGAGGCCGCCGAGGAGACCTTCGTGACGCTGGAGCCCGGCTACGGCCTGCGCCGCATCACCGACGACCTGTGCGCGGAGGCCGGGTTCGTCCCCCGCGTCGCCTTCGAGGGCGAGGAGGCCGAGACCCTGCGCGGCCTGGTCGCCGCCGGTCTCGGCGTGGCCCTGCTGCCGCCGCCGGCCGTGGCCCGCCCGGGTGTCGTCGAGCTGACGGTGACCGCCCCGCGCGCCGTCCGCGAGATCGGCGTCGCCTGGCTCGACGGCCACCCCGACACCCCTCCGGTGGCCGAGTTCAAGCGCTTCCTGCTCTCCCGCCGCGGCCGCCTGATCCCCGAACTGGAGCCGCCCGCCTAG
- a CDS encoding thymidine phosphorylase — MDVISVIRTKRDRGELSPEQIDWVIDAYTRGVVADEQMSALAMAILLNGMNRAEIARWTAAMIASGERMNFDSLSRPTADKHSTGGVGDKITLPLAPLVAACGAAVPQLSGRGLGHTGGTLDKLESIPGWRALLSNEEMLHVLDTTGAVICAAGDGLAPADKKLYALRDVTGTVEAIPLIASSIMSKKIAEGTGSLVLDVKVGSGAFMKNIEDARELARTMVGLGTDSGVKTVALLTDMSTPLGLTAGNALEVRESVEVLAGGGPADVVELTIALAKEMLDAAGIKDADPAKALADGSAMDHWRRMIAAQGGDPDAALPVAREQHVVTASASGVLTRLDAYAVGVGAWRLGAGRARKEDPVQAGAGIELHAKPGDTVTAGQPLMTLHTDTPEKFDYALASLEGSYDVAPAGTVFSATPIVLDRIA, encoded by the coding sequence ATGGACGTCATCTCCGTCATCCGGACCAAGCGGGACCGCGGCGAGCTGAGCCCCGAGCAGATCGACTGGGTCATCGACGCGTACACCCGCGGTGTCGTCGCCGACGAGCAGATGTCGGCTCTGGCGATGGCCATCCTGCTGAACGGGATGAACCGGGCCGAGATCGCCCGCTGGACCGCCGCGATGATCGCCTCCGGCGAGCGCATGAACTTCGACTCCCTCTCCCGCCCCACCGCCGACAAGCACTCCACCGGCGGAGTAGGCGACAAGATCACGCTGCCGCTGGCCCCGCTCGTCGCCGCGTGCGGCGCGGCCGTGCCGCAGCTGTCCGGCCGCGGGCTCGGCCACACCGGCGGCACCCTCGACAAGCTGGAGTCCATCCCCGGCTGGCGCGCGCTGCTGTCCAACGAGGAGATGCTGCACGTCCTGGACACCACCGGCGCGGTCATCTGCGCGGCGGGCGACGGCCTGGCCCCGGCGGACAAGAAGCTCTACGCCCTGCGCGACGTGACGGGCACGGTCGAGGCCATCCCGCTGATCGCCTCCTCGATCATGTCGAAGAAGATCGCCGAGGGTACGGGCTCCCTCGTCCTCGACGTGAAGGTCGGCAGCGGCGCCTTCATGAAGAACATCGAGGACGCGCGCGAGCTGGCGCGGACCATGGTGGGCCTGGGCACGGACTCGGGCGTCAAGACCGTCGCGCTCCTGACGGACATGTCCACCCCGCTCGGCCTGACCGCTGGCAACGCCCTGGAGGTCCGCGAGTCGGTCGAGGTCCTGGCCGGCGGCGGGCCCGCTGACGTCGTCGAGCTGACCATCGCCCTGGCCAAGGAGATGCTGGACGCGGCGGGCATCAAGGACGCCGACCCGGCGAAGGCCCTGGCCGACGGCTCCGCCATGGACCACTGGCGCCGGATGATCGCGGCCCAGGGCGGCGACCCGGACGCGGCCCTGCCCGTGGCCCGCGAGCAGCACGTGGTCACCGCCTCGGCCTCGGGCGTCCTGACCCGCCTCGACGCGTACGCGGTGGGCGTCGGCGCCTGGCGCCTGGGCGCGGGCCGTGCCCGCAAGGAGGACCCGGTCCAGGCGGGCGCGGGCATCGAGCTCCACGCGAAGCCGGGCGACACGGTCACCGCGGGCCAGCCGCTGATGACCCTGCACACGGACACCCCGGAGAAGTTCGACTACGCCCTGGCCTCCCTGGAGGGCTCGTACGACGTCGCCCCGGCGGGCACGGTCTTCTCCGCCACCCCGATCGTCCTGGATCGCATCGCCTGA
- a CDS encoding sigma-70 family RNA polymerase sigma factor, whose product MSDLATTPPDLDAALDRYRVELTGYCYRMLGSSFDAEDAVQDTYIRAWRSYEKFEGRSSLRSWLYRIATNVCLDLLNAGNKRARPMDLTAPQHQASAVLNERPEVTWLEPVPDGRVLPQTADPAEMALAKESVRLAFVAALQHLPAKQRAVLILREVLAWKADEVAQLLDTTVASVNSALQRARATLAGSRIRESEAADPLDADQAKLLEQYLSAFEAYDISRLTTLLHEDAVLSMPPFDLWLQGHEDIAAWHLNQGIGCKGSRLIPTTANGMPAFGQYRPAASGKGHTPWALQVLEVSDGKIVGLNAFLDTARWFPLFGLPEQLDEAHEVQ is encoded by the coding sequence ATGAGTGACCTCGCGACGACACCGCCGGACCTGGATGCCGCGCTGGACCGCTACCGGGTCGAGCTGACGGGTTACTGCTACCGGATGCTCGGCTCGTCCTTCGACGCCGAGGACGCGGTGCAGGACACGTACATCCGTGCCTGGCGCAGCTACGAGAAGTTCGAGGGCCGCTCCTCGCTGCGCTCGTGGCTGTACCGGATCGCCACCAACGTCTGCCTGGACCTGCTGAACGCGGGGAACAAGCGGGCCCGGCCGATGGACCTGACCGCCCCGCAGCACCAGGCCTCCGCCGTGCTCAACGAACGGCCCGAGGTGACCTGGCTGGAGCCGGTCCCCGACGGCCGGGTGCTGCCGCAGACCGCGGACCCGGCGGAGATGGCCCTGGCGAAGGAATCCGTGCGGCTGGCGTTCGTCGCGGCCCTCCAGCACCTGCCGGCCAAGCAGCGGGCGGTGCTGATCCTGCGCGAGGTGCTGGCCTGGAAGGCCGACGAGGTCGCGCAGCTGCTGGACACCACGGTGGCTTCGGTGAACAGCGCGCTGCAGCGGGCGCGGGCCACGCTGGCCGGCAGCCGGATCCGCGAGAGCGAGGCCGCCGATCCGCTGGACGCGGACCAGGCGAAGCTGCTGGAGCAGTACCTGTCCGCCTTCGAGGCGTATGACATCTCGCGGCTGACGACGCTCCTGCACGAGGACGCGGTGCTGTCGATGCCGCCGTTCGACCTGTGGCTCCAGGGCCACGAGGACATCGCGGCCTGGCATCTGAACCAGGGCATCGGCTGCAAGGGCTCGCGCCTGATCCCGACGACGGCGAACGGGATGCCGGCCTTCGGCCAGTACCGGCCGGCGGCCTCCGGGAAGGGCCACACCCCGTGGGCGCTCCAGGTCCTGGAGGTCTCAGACGGCAAGATCGTCGGGCTCAACGCCTTCCTGGACACCGCCCGGTGGTTCCCGCTCTTCGGGCTCCCCGAGCAGCTCGACGAGGCCCACGAGGTCCAGTAG
- a CDS encoding STAS domain-containing protein codes for MEIKRLVLPGPGPDAQDTARLCARLARLYEDGATAVVCDATAVTAPGLVAVETLARLRLTARGHGAGFAVIGAGPALRALLDLVGLVELLGEPEEREPPGGVQEGVEPDDLAV; via the coding sequence GTGGAGATCAAACGACTCGTGCTGCCCGGACCCGGACCCGACGCGCAGGACACGGCGCGACTGTGCGCCCGGCTGGCGCGGCTGTACGAGGACGGGGCCACCGCCGTGGTGTGTGACGCCACCGCCGTCACCGCGCCCGGCCTGGTCGCGGTGGAGACCCTGGCCCGGCTGCGGCTGACCGCCCGAGGTCACGGCGCCGGCTTCGCCGTCATCGGCGCCGGCCCCGCCCTGCGGGCCCTACTGGACCTCGTGGGCCTCGTCGAGCTGCTCGGGGAGCCCGAAGAGCGGGAACCACCGGGCGGTGTCCAGGAAGGCGTTGAGCCCGACGATCTTGCCGTCTGA
- a CDS encoding ABC transporter permease, with product MSTSTVSATAAAPKKSGGRKKLTLPWILLIIAGGLALLSLVRLISGANDLTSIGQVSGALSLAVPIGLAGLGGLWAERAGVVNIGLEGMMILGTWFGAWAGYQWGPWTGVLVGIAGGAAGGLLHAIMTVTFNVNHIVSGVAINILALGFTQYLSNFTFADAPGGSSKQSPQVEPIYKITVPGLSDWMADLQAKHWFFVSDLAGVIGGLVTELSLLTIVALLLIPGTWWVLWRTSFGLRLRSCGENPTAAESLGVNVYKYKYIAVIVSGALAGLGGVYLSEVASPIYQEGQTGGRGYIGLAAMIFGNWMPGGMALGAGLFGFIDSLKLRGGATNVHAMLLLIAILLVLVCAWQLYKKKYLQAGISAVCAALLFLWYALTDSVPSQFVDAAPYVTTLLVLALSAQRLRMPKADGLPYRKGQGK from the coding sequence GTGAGCACCAGCACTGTCTCCGCGACGGCTGCCGCCCCCAAGAAGTCCGGCGGCCGCAAGAAGCTCACCCTGCCCTGGATCCTGCTGATCATCGCGGGCGGCCTTGCGCTGCTCTCGCTGGTCCGCCTGATCAGCGGCGCGAACGACCTGACCTCCATCGGCCAGGTCTCCGGTGCCCTCTCCCTCGCCGTCCCGATCGGCCTCGCCGGCCTCGGCGGCCTGTGGGCCGAGCGCGCGGGCGTCGTCAACATCGGCCTCGAGGGCATGATGATCCTCGGCACCTGGTTCGGGGCCTGGGCCGGCTACCAGTGGGGTCCGTGGACCGGTGTGCTCGTCGGCATCGCCGGCGGCGCCGCCGGCGGCCTGCTGCACGCGATCATGACCGTCACGTTCAACGTCAACCACATCGTCTCCGGTGTGGCCATCAACATCCTGGCGCTGGGCTTCACCCAGTACCTGTCGAACTTCACCTTCGCCGACGCGCCGGGCGGCTCCTCGAAGCAGTCGCCGCAGGTCGAGCCGATCTACAAGATCACCGTGCCGGGGTTGTCCGACTGGATGGCCGATCTCCAGGCCAAGCACTGGTTCTTCGTCTCGGACCTCGCCGGCGTCATCGGCGGCCTGGTCACCGAGCTGTCGCTGCTGACGATCGTCGCCCTGCTGCTGATCCCGGGCACCTGGTGGGTGCTGTGGCGGACCTCTTTCGGTCTGCGGCTGCGCTCCTGCGGTGAGAACCCCACCGCCGCGGAGTCCCTCGGCGTCAACGTCTACAAGTACAAGTACATCGCCGTGATCGTCTCGGGCGCCCTGGCGGGCCTCGGCGGCGTGTACCTGTCCGAGGTCGCCAGCCCGATCTACCAGGAGGGCCAGACCGGCGGCCGCGGCTATATCGGTCTCGCCGCCATGATCTTCGGCAACTGGATGCCGGGCGGCATGGCGCTGGGCGCGGGCCTGTTCGGCTTCATCGACAGTCTCAAGCTGCGCGGTGGCGCCACGAACGTCCACGCGATGCTGCTGCTGATCGCGATCCTGCTGGTGCTGGTCTGCGCCTGGCAGCTGTACAAGAAGAAGTACCTCCAGGCCGGCATCTCGGCGGTCTGCGCCGCGCTGCTGTTCCTCTGGTACGCGCTCACCGACTCGGTGCCCAGCCAGTTCGTGGACGCGGCTCCGTACGTGACCACCCTGCTGGTGCTCGCGCTGTCGGCGCAGCGGCTGCGGATGCCCAAGGCGGACGGTCTGCCGTACCGCAAGGGCCAGGGCAAGTGA
- a CDS encoding MFS transporter → MPPVHTGAPVIPGASTSLFPQPNRPELRAPGRPGYRRMSLALFAAGLATFALLYSTQALLPAISDGFGVTAGQASWTVSAATGALALFVLPLSALSERFGRTRMMTWSMAVAVGVGLLVPFAPSLEWLVALRALQGAAIAGIPASAMAYLAEEVKPKALVGAIGLFVAGNSIGGMSGRLVTGWGAQLGGWRAGLLTVGLMSLACAAAFLVLLPRARFFRPASLNPRAVGRTVAGHLRDPLLLRLYGIGALFMTVFGAVYTVIGYRLVDEPFSLGQGVIGSIFLIYLVGTVSSAAAGQLVARTGRRGALYLAVTTTALGLLLSLSDSLAAILAGLILITAGFFAGHAVASAAVSRTARTGRAQASALYQSAYYLGSSAGGTLGALAYHSAGWAATVGIALLAVLGVVSITLYGSHAARAERRMPASAAAAR, encoded by the coding sequence ATGCCTCCCGTTCATACCGGGGCACCCGTCATCCCGGGTGCCTCCACCTCGTTGTTTCCGCAGCCCAACCGCCCCGAGCTCCGAGCCCCCGGCCGCCCCGGCTACCGCCGGATGAGCCTCGCGCTCTTCGCCGCCGGACTGGCCACCTTCGCCCTCCTCTACTCCACCCAGGCGCTGCTGCCCGCGATCTCCGACGGGTTCGGGGTGACGGCGGGTCAGGCCAGCTGGACGGTGTCCGCGGCCACCGGCGCGCTCGCCCTGTTCGTGCTGCCGCTCAGCGCGCTGTCCGAGCGGTTCGGGCGCACCCGGATGATGACCTGGTCGATGGCGGTGGCCGTGGGCGTCGGCCTGCTGGTGCCCTTCGCGCCGAGCCTGGAGTGGCTGGTGGCCCTGCGGGCCCTCCAGGGCGCGGCGATCGCCGGGATCCCGGCCTCCGCGATGGCGTACCTGGCGGAAGAGGTCAAGCCGAAGGCCCTGGTCGGGGCGATCGGCCTGTTCGTGGCGGGCAACTCCATCGGCGGCATGAGCGGCCGCCTGGTCACCGGCTGGGGGGCGCAGCTCGGCGGCTGGCGGGCGGGCCTGCTCACCGTCGGGCTGATGTCGCTGGCCTGCGCGGCGGCCTTCCTGGTGCTGCTGCCCCGGGCGCGGTTCTTCCGCCCGGCCTCGCTGAACCCGCGCGCGGTGGGCCGTACCGTGGCCGGTCACCTGCGCGATCCGCTGCTGCTGCGGCTGTACGGGATCGGCGCGCTGTTCATGACCGTCTTCGGCGCCGTGTACACCGTCATCGGCTACCGGCTGGTGGACGAGCCGTTCTCGCTCGGGCAGGGCGTGATCGGGTCGATCTTCCTGATCTACCTGGTGGGTACGGTCTCCTCGGCGGCGGCCGGGCAGCTGGTGGCCCGCACGGGGCGGCGCGGCGCGCTGTACCTGGCCGTGACCACCACCGCGCTCGGGCTGCTGCTGTCGCTGTCCGATTCCCTGGCCGCGATCCTGGCCGGGCTGATCCTGATCACCGCGGGCTTCTTCGCCGGGCACGCGGTGGCCTCCGCCGCGGTGAGCCGGACGGCGCGGACGGGCCGGGCGCAGGCCTCGGCGCTCTACCAGTCGGCGTACTACCTGGGCTCCAGCGCGGGCGGCACCCTGGGCGCCCTCGCCTACCACTCGGCGGGGTGGGCGGCCACGGTGGGCATCGCGCTGCTGGCCGTGCTCGGCGTCGTCTCGATCACGCTGTACGGGTCCCACGCGGCCCGCGCGGAGCGGCGCATGCCGGCTTCGGCCGCGGCCGCGCGCTGA
- a CDS encoding L,D-transpeptidase family protein: protein MRARRRAVVVFGGAVALALPLVVAGGGAAQAASCNLGTGPYQRQVEQFLGRPVDGRQSSADCTAIRSFQASHGITPSQGYAGPLTWQTMSTMLAQRAAGSTPNKAGNCPVNRGRIACVDLTRQLSWIQDGATLKYGPVPVRTGKDGTETRTGLKKIYYRSIDHWSTIYDVAMPYSQFFDGGIAFHSTTKSMWNPPGSGGCVNMRPADAKAYWNLLGNGEDVYVYGRKPGT, encoded by the coding sequence ATGCGCGCAAGGCGGCGGGCGGTGGTGGTGTTCGGGGGTGCGGTGGCGCTCGCGCTGCCGCTGGTGGTCGCGGGGGGCGGGGCGGCGCAGGCCGCCTCCTGCAACCTCGGCACCGGGCCGTACCAACGGCAGGTCGAGCAGTTCCTGGGGCGGCCGGTGGACGGCAGGCAGTCCTCGGCCGACTGCACGGCCATCAGGTCGTTCCAGGCGAGCCACGGGATCACCCCGTCCCAGGGGTACGCGGGGCCGCTGACCTGGCAGACGATGAGCACGATGCTGGCCCAGCGGGCGGCGGGCAGCACCCCCAACAAGGCCGGCAACTGCCCGGTGAACCGGGGGCGGATCGCCTGCGTCGACCTGACGCGGCAGCTCAGCTGGATCCAGGACGGCGCCACGCTGAAGTACGGCCCCGTCCCGGTCCGCACCGGCAAGGACGGCACGGAGACCCGGACCGGCCTGAAGAAGATCTACTACCGCAGCATCGACCACTGGTCGACGATCTACGACGTCGCGATGCCTTACTCGCAGTTCTTCGACGGCGGCATCGCCTTCCACTCGACCACCAAGAGCATGTGGAACCCGCCCGGCTCGGGCGGCTGCGTGAACATGCGGCCCGCCGACGCCAAGGCGTACTGGAACCTGCTGGGCAACGGCGAGGACGTCTATGTCTACGGCCGCAAGCCGGGCACGTAA
- a CDS encoding cytidine deaminase, which produces MTSAPAAQAVDWEALRVAAREAMTHAYAPYSGFPVGVAARVDDGRVVTGCNVENASYGLGLCAECGLVSSLQATGGGRLTHFTCVDGKGEILVPCGRCRQLLFEFGGPELLVETPDGILPLAAMLPQAFGPDHLR; this is translated from the coding sequence GTGACCTCGGCTCCGGCAGCCCAGGCCGTGGACTGGGAAGCCCTCCGGGTCGCGGCCCGGGAAGCCATGACCCACGCGTACGCGCCGTACTCGGGCTTCCCGGTCGGGGTCGCGGCCCGCGTGGACGACGGCCGGGTCGTGACCGGCTGCAACGTGGAGAACGCGAGCTACGGGCTGGGCCTGTGCGCCGAGTGCGGGCTGGTCTCCTCGCTCCAGGCCACGGGAGGCGGCCGCCTCACGCACTTCACGTGTGTGGACGGCAAGGGCGAGATCCTCGTCCCGTGCGGGCGCTGCCGCCAGCTGCTGTTCGAGTTCGGCGGACCGGAGCTGCTGGTGGAGACCCCGGACGGGATCCTTCCGCTGGCGGCGATGCTGCCCCAGGCCTTCGGGCCCGACCACCTGAGATAG